The following coding sequences are from one Pseudomonas mendocina window:
- a CDS encoding helix-turn-helix domain-containing GNAT family N-acetyltransferase, which produces MHADKYLVEEIRAISRTMVRELGFMGGDFAGTDLSPSAVHALIEIEQGEITARDLGARLRLEKSSVSRMLRKLVASGELQETPGKDDGRVKMLSLTAAGKQRVAAIHDFARAQVIAALERLKPGEGQLVLAGMRLYTQALDITSGTPDRSLNIEIVRGYRPGIIARITDMHALYYSRESGFGQRFESVVASGLAEFCNRLENPGNAIWTACLDGQIVGSVAIDGQDMGENVAHLRWFILSDEARGGGVGKKLLDAALSFVDERNFTETHLWTFSGLHAARHLYEARNFVLAEERPGAQWGKEVLEQRFVRPRP; this is translated from the coding sequence ATGCACGCTGATAAGTACCTGGTTGAAGAAATTCGCGCGATCTCTCGAACAATGGTTCGCGAGCTTGGATTCATGGGGGGCGACTTTGCAGGAACCGACCTCTCGCCGTCTGCCGTGCATGCCCTGATCGAGATCGAACAAGGAGAGATCACGGCGCGTGATCTCGGTGCTCGGCTTCGACTCGAAAAGTCCAGCGTGAGCCGTATGCTGCGCAAGTTGGTGGCGTCCGGTGAGCTGCAGGAGACGCCTGGGAAGGACGATGGCCGCGTCAAGATGCTCTCTCTGACCGCTGCGGGTAAGCAGCGTGTGGCTGCAATCCACGACTTCGCCCGCGCTCAGGTCATTGCCGCTCTGGAGCGGTTGAAACCTGGCGAGGGCCAGCTTGTACTCGCGGGCATGCGGCTTTATACCCAGGCGCTCGATATCACGTCGGGCACCCCTGATCGTTCACTCAATATCGAGATCGTGCGGGGATACCGACCAGGCATCATCGCCCGTATCACGGACATGCATGCGCTGTATTACTCACGCGAGTCAGGTTTCGGCCAGCGCTTCGAGTCCGTAGTGGCGAGCGGGCTCGCCGAGTTTTGCAATCGCCTGGAAAACCCAGGAAATGCCATCTGGACGGCGTGTCTCGATGGCCAGATCGTAGGTTCCGTGGCCATCGATGGCCAGGACATGGGCGAGAACGTAGCGCATTTGCGCTGGTTCATTCTCTCCGATGAGGCCCGTGGCGGTGGGGTGGGGAAAAAGCTGCTGGACGCGGCCCTGTCGTTCGTCGATGAACGGAATTTCACTGAAACGCACCTATGGACCTTCTCTGGACTGCACGCCGCACGCCATCTCTATGAAGCACGCAACTTCGTATTGGCAGAGGAGCGGCCAGGCGCGCAATGGGGCAAGGAAGTCCTGGAGCAGCGTTTTGTCAGGCCTCGACCATGA